Below is a genomic region from Prochlorococcus marinus str. MIT 0918.
AAGGGGTAATAGGAAGTTTATATCTTCTAAATTGTTCAGAAACTCTTCTACCTACATTTTGCAAGGTGGTTTTAGTTAAATCAGTATTAATTTCTGGAAGCAGATTAGAATCTTCAGAAAGTTGAGTTAATTTAAATAATTTAATCCATTCTGGTGGGAATGGCCATACTTGATGCTCGCCAGTTTTTGTATTAGGGAAAACTCTTAATACTTGGTCGCTATTTTGTCTAAAGCAAGAAAGGTCACAAAAGAAAACTTCATGATTTCTAAGACCATATGTTGCCATTAATCCATAAACTAATTTCCATTTAGGATTGGGGATCAAATTATATGTTTTTTCAATAAGACTATCGGGTGGTAGTTTTCTAAATTGTGCTTTATTCATTCCATACCCATAGGCCATATCTTTCCAATTTTCAGGGAGTTTTATATCTAAAAACTTGGCAAATGCCTTAAGAGTAGTGCCACATTGTTGCCTGCTGCGACTGTTTTCTGAATAACTAGTCAAAGTCTTTATAAAGTGCTCTTGATTTATATTTCCTTGTTTTGTTTTTGCTAATGCTTTGAACCTGTATATATAGGGTTGATATGCAGAGACCCAATTAGTTTGTTGACTAGATTTTGACTTGCTTTTGAAAGTATCACAGAAGAAATGCTGTTTAAATCTCTCGGTTGCATCTTCTATATCAGAATAATTCTTTTTAAAAGAGCCTTTAGAATTTTTTGAGCCCCAATTTTTCCAGTTGAATTGATTATGTTCTATTTGTAAATATACAAGTTGGAGTAATTTTTCTGCTTGCTCAAGGCCTTCCATGGTAGAAGTTAGACCTAAACTGATTCTTTGATCTTTTTTTTTATTAGATTCATTTGGACAGGGCATTGGACCTCTCAAGCCAAGTCGATTACCACGTTTTTCTATGCGCAGTTTGATCCCTTGAGTGGCAAGTTTGTTATTGATATTAAATAGTTGACTGCTAAAGCTCATTGATTTAAATAGTTATAGCTACATTGACGTTGTTAGGCGATAAGCTCAACCCCTTTCTAGGAGTTTTTCATTAATGGCTCGTATAGGTGTCTTATTGATGAATCTTGGGGGACCTGAGAGAATTAAAGATGTAGGACCTTTTTTATATAATCTTTTTTCTGACCCAGAGATCATTAGACTTCCTATTCCATTTTTTCAAAAACCTCTTGCATGGTTAATAAGTACTCTTAGAAGTTCAAAGTCTCAAAGGGCTTACGAAGCAATTGGTGGAGGATCGCCCTTAAGAAGAATTACTGAGCAACAAGCTAGAGAATTGCAGAGCGAACTTCGCAAAAGAGGTGTTGATGCAACAAGTTACATTGCTATGCGTTATTGGCATCCTTTTACTGAATCTGCAGTCGAAGATATTAAGGCAGATGAAATTGATCAGGTTGTTGTGCTTCCCCTTTATCCACATTTTTCAATTAGTACAAGTGGTTCCAGTTTTAGAGAGTTGCGAAGGCTGAGAGAACTTGACAAGGATTTTAAAAAATTATCGATTAAATGTATTAGAAGTTGGTTCGATAACCCTGGATATATTTCCTCTATGGCTGAATTAATTCAAAGAGAGATATTGCTTTGCGAATCTCCTGAAAAAGTTCATATATGTTTTACAGCTCATGGAGTCCCAAAAAGCTATGTTGAAGAAGCTGGAGATCCTTATAAGAATGAGATTGAAGATTGCTCATTATTAATTATTGATCAACTTGAAACTTCTTTAGGGTTTAGTAATTCTTATACGCTCTCTTATCAGAGCAGAGTCGGACCAGAAGAATGGCTTCAGCCATATACAGAAAATGTTTTAGAGGATTTAGGTAATAGAAATACAAAAGAAATTGTTGTAGTACCAATTAGTTTTGTTAGTGAACATATAGAAACATTACAGGAAATTGATATTGAATACAAAGAGATAGCTCTTGATCAAGGAATAACTAATTTTAGACGTGTAAAAGCTTTGGATACCTATCCTTTATTTATAAATGGGTTGGCAGATTTGGTTATTTCTTGTTTAAAGGAGAAAAATATGAGTCTTGATGAAGCGGCTAAACTACCTGATAAAGTTAAGCTTTATCCACAAGAAAAATGGCAATGGGGCTGGAATAATAGTGCAGAAGTCTGGAATGGAAGAGTTGCAATGTTTGTTTTTATTGTGTGTTTTCTTGAATTAATCATTGGCAATGGACCCTTGCATTATTTAGGCCTGATTTGACTTAAATCTCTCTTGAATCAACTTAATCATTTAAAGAGAAATTTAAGAAACATCTTGTTTTATGATTTTAAATATTATTTCTTTAGGCAGTTTTACCATTTCCCATATAGGATTTATATTTAATTAGAATATTAAATCTTTCCCTGCCGTGACCCTGTTCTCTTCACCTGCTTTAGGTGATTCAGATCATCAGGAACAAAAACAAACATTAGGGGCTGATGCCCTTATGGACTCTCTTCGGAGACATGGAGTAGATACTGTTTTTGGTTACCCAGGAGGAGCTATTCTCCCAATTTATGATGCTGTTTATAAAGCAGAGAAGGCTGGGTGGTTAAAGCATATTCTTGTAAGACATGAGCAAGGTGGGGCTCATGCAGCTGATGGATTCTCAAGGGCGACAGGGAGAGTTGGGGTTTGTTTTGGTACTTCGGGCCCAGGAGCAACAAACCTTGTTACTGGAATTGCTACTGCGCAAATGGATTCGGTTCCTTTGGTTGTTATTACTGGCCAAGTTCCTCGTCCAGCAATAGGAACTGATGCTTTTCAAGAAACAGATATATTTGGCATTACTCTTCCAATTGTTAAACATTCGTGGGTGGTCAGAGATCCTTCAGAAATAGCATCTGTCATTGCTCAAGCTTTTTTTATAGCTTCTTCTGGTCGACCTGGCCCTGTTTTGGTTGATATACCTAAAGATGTTGGTCAAGAGTACTTTGATTATGACCCAGTTGAACCTGGCTCAATCATCCCTGCAGGATTCAAACCTTCTCCTAAGGCAGACCCTTTAACAATTTTAAATGCATTGAATTTTATAGAA
It encodes:
- a CDS encoding site-specific integrase, which produces MSFSSQLFNINNKLATQGIKLRIEKRGNRLGLRGPMPCPNESNKKKDQRISLGLTSTMEGLEQAEKLLQLVYLQIEHNQFNWKNWGSKNSKGSFKKNYSDIEDATERFKQHFFCDTFKSKSKSSQQTNWVSAYQPYIYRFKALAKTKQGNINQEHFIKTLTSYSENSRSRQQCGTTLKAFAKFLDIKLPENWKDMAYGYGMNKAQFRKLPPDSLIEKTYNLIPNPKWKLVYGLMATYGLRNHEVFFCDLSCFRQNSDQVLRVFPNTKTGEHQVWPFPPEWIKLFKLTQLSEDSNLLPEINTDLTKTTLQNVGRRVSEQFRRYKLPITPYDLRHAWAIRTIHIGLPDTVSARMMGHSVAIHNRTYHHWITRRDQQQAVDKALGSKLS
- the hemH gene encoding ferrochelatase gives rise to the protein MARIGVLLMNLGGPERIKDVGPFLYNLFSDPEIIRLPIPFFQKPLAWLISTLRSSKSQRAYEAIGGGSPLRRITEQQARELQSELRKRGVDATSYIAMRYWHPFTESAVEDIKADEIDQVVVLPLYPHFSISTSGSSFRELRRLRELDKDFKKLSIKCIRSWFDNPGYISSMAELIQREILLCESPEKVHICFTAHGVPKSYVEEAGDPYKNEIEDCSLLIIDQLETSLGFSNSYTLSYQSRVGPEEWLQPYTENVLEDLGNRNTKEIVVVPISFVSEHIETLQEIDIEYKEIALDQGITNFRRVKALDTYPLFINGLADLVISCLKEKNMSLDEAAKLPDKVKLYPQEKWQWGWNNSAEVWNGRVAMFVFIVCFLELIIGNGPLHYLGLI